A section of the Acidobacteriota bacterium genome encodes:
- a CDS encoding tetratricopeptide repeat protein: MKKKSINLLFILGMILLLWVTAVSQTTTTQSTAGQPSEIERAQTLLTSGKLDEAIALLSELQKSATNESQVNHLMALAYYQKNNFQKAIEFFLLSSKQSAANSKQQRQAIQLLAMSYYYLGQVKEAIPHFEQAVAWMPDNSEMNYALGLCYIKTQNPDKSREAFARMFAVANATAAAYLLNAQMLMRENIEAAAEKELLKALELDPKIPQANFLLGEIAIYKANVDAGIDYLKKEIALNPAFAMAHYRLGEAYTRQLKWDLSIAPLQKSIWLNPLFSGPYIVLGKVYLKTGNLANSEAMLRRAIQIDPNNYSAHHLLAQTLQQMNRLEEAKREFEIAAKLQSISER; the protein is encoded by the coding sequence ATGAAAAAAAAATCAATCAATTTATTGTTTATCTTAGGCATGATATTGCTTCTGTGGGTAACTGCGGTTTCGCAAACTACCACAACCCAATCAACTGCCGGTCAGCCCAGCGAAATTGAACGCGCGCAAACCCTTTTGACAAGCGGAAAACTTGACGAAGCCATCGCTTTGCTTTCCGAACTTCAGAAATCCGCGACCAATGAATCGCAGGTCAACCACCTGATGGCGCTCGCCTACTATCAAAAAAACAATTTTCAAAAAGCCATCGAATTTTTTCTGCTCTCCTCGAAACAATCTGCGGCAAACAGTAAACAACAAAGACAGGCAATCCAGTTGCTCGCCATGTCTTATTACTATCTCGGGCAGGTGAAAGAGGCGATTCCCCATTTTGAACAGGCGGTTGCCTGGATGCCGGATAATTCTGAGATGAATTATGCGCTGGGGCTTTGTTACATCAAAACCCAAAACCCCGATAAATCGCGCGAAGCCTTTGCGCGAATGTTTGCTGTGGCGAACGCTACGGCGGCGGCGTATCTGCTCAATGCCCAGATGTTGATGCGCGAAAATATCGAAGCTGCCGCCGAAAAAGAGTTATTGAAAGCCCTCGAACTCGACCCGAAAATTCCGCAAGCCAATTTCTTACTGGGAGAAATCGCCATTTACAAAGCCAATGTTGACGCGGGCATCGACTATTTGAAAAAAGAGATTGCCCTCAATCCGGCATTTGCGATGGCGCATTACCGACTGGGCGAAGCCTACACGCGGCAATTGAAATGGGATTTGAGCATTGCGCCATTGCAGAAATCCATCTGGTTGAATCCGCTCTTTAGCGGTCCCTATATCGTGTTGGGCAAGGTCTATTTGAAGACCGGAAACCTTGCCAACTCCGAAGCCATGTTAAGACGCGCCATTCAAATCGACCCGAACAACTACTCCGCACATCACCTGCTTGCGCAAACTCTCCAGCAAATGAATCGCCTCGAAGAAGCGAAACGCGAATTCGAGATTGCCGCTAAACTCCAATCAATTTCCGAAAGATGA
- a CDS encoding CRTAC1 family protein, whose protein sequence is MTKHNYIEVYCKAQSTKHKVPSTKPQASSTTAGFNFTDIAKAAGLIEPTIYGGVEKKRYIIETNGCGVAFFDFDNDGWLDVFMLNGSRLESFPKGNEPTSKLYRNNRNGSFTDVTAKAGLARTGFASAICVGDFDNDGFDDLFTTYWGQNVLYRNNRNGSFTDVTEKAGVAIRGTRWGSGCTFIDYDRDGDVDLFVANYLIFDLATAPEPGKGANCFWKGVPINCGPKGLPTDTNLLYRNNGNGTFTDVSESSNINKVVNRYAMTAVVTDFNNDGWSDIYVACDSTASILYRNNKDGTFTDVALETGSAFNEDGQAQAGMGVGLGDYNNDGLPDIFKTHFADDLPVLYKNSGRGFFEDASRLAGFDHTPYVQWGTGLIDFDNDGWSDILTVTGNVYPEIEKVFKEYPHQTPRLIYRNLGNGRFQDVTKLSGTAINEPHSSRGCAFADFDNDGDVDVLIMNMNAAPTLLRNEYNTVGKPGVNNWLTIKLIGTRSNRSAIGSQVRLKTGGRVQLQEVTSQASYYSTNDLRVHYGLGANTKADEVEIRWTNGQTEIFKNLNANQIVKIKEGDSLLKSKKAKVKRQK, encoded by the coding sequence TTGACTAAACACAACTACATTGAGGTTTATTGCAAAGCACAAAGTACAAAGCACAAAGTACCGAGTACCAAGCCCCAAGCATCAAGCACCACCGCCGGTTTTAATTTCACCGATATTGCAAAAGCGGCGGGACTGATTGAACCAACGATTTATGGCGGGGTTGAAAAAAAGCGCTACATCATCGAAACCAACGGTTGCGGGGTGGCTTTTTTCGATTTTGATAATGATGGCTGGCTTGATGTTTTTATGTTGAATGGTTCGCGCCTTGAAAGTTTTCCCAAAGGCAATGAACCAACCAGTAAACTTTACCGCAATAATCGTAACGGCAGCTTTACGGATGTCACAGCAAAAGCCGGTCTTGCCCGTACAGGATTTGCCTCGGCGATTTGCGTCGGCGATTTTGATAATGATGGCTTTGACGATTTATTCACCACCTACTGGGGGCAAAATGTGTTGTATCGCAATAATCGCAACGGCAGCTTCACGGATGTCACCGAAAAAGCCGGGGTCGCAATCAGGGGCACACGCTGGGGTTCGGGTTGCACATTCATCGATTATGACCGTGACGGAGATGTGGATTTGTTCGTCGCCAACTATTTGATTTTTGATTTGGCGACAGCGCCCGAACCCGGCAAAGGCGCGAACTGTTTCTGGAAAGGCGTGCCGATTAACTGTGGACCCAAGGGACTGCCAACAGATACCAATTTGCTCTATCGCAATAATGGCAACGGCACGTTTACCGATGTCTCGGAAAGTTCAAACATTAATAAAGTCGTAAATCGTTACGCGATGACCGCCGTGGTGACGGATTTCAATAATGACGGTTGGTCGGATATTTATGTTGCCTGCGATTCGACGGCAAGCATTCTCTACCGCAACAACAAAGACGGCACGTTTACCGATGTCGCGTTGGAAACCGGCTCGGCGTTTAACGAAGATGGACAGGCGCAGGCAGGGATGGGCGTGGGACTGGGCGATTACAATAACGATGGCTTGCCGGATATTTTCAAAACTCATTTCGCCGACGATTTGCCTGTGCTTTATAAAAATTCGGGGCGCGGGTTTTTTGAAGACGCTTCGCGACTGGCGGGCTTTGACCATACGCCTTATGTGCAGTGGGGAACCGGACTCATTGATTTTGATAATGACGGCTGGTCGGATATTTTAACCGTCACCGGAAATGTCTACCCTGAAATCGAAAAAGTTTTTAAAGAATACCCGCATCAAACCCCACGTCTGATTTATCGCAATCTCGGCAACGGGCGTTTTCAGGATGTGACCAAACTAAGCGGCACAGCGATTAATGAACCGCATTCCAGTCGCGGTTGCGCGTTCGCTGATTTCGACAATGACGGTGATGTGGATGTATTGATTATGAATATGAATGCAGCGCCGACGTTACTGAGGAATGAATACAACACTGTAGGGAAACCGGGAGTAAATAATTGGCTGACCATAAAACTCATCGGCACCAGGTCGAATCGTTCGGCGATTGGTTCACAGGTGAGATTAAAAACCGGCGGTCGTGTGCAACTTCAAGAAGTAACCAGTCAAGCGAGTTATTATTCAACCAATGATTTGCGCGTCCATTATGGGCTTGGCGCAAACACCAAAGCCGATGAAGTGGAAATCCGTTGGACTAACGGTCAAACCGAAATTTTCAAAAACCTCAACGCCAATCAGATTGTCAAAATCAAAGAAGGCGACAGCCTTTTAAAAAGTAAAAAGGCAAAAGTAAAAAGGCAAAAGTAA